The following proteins are encoded in a genomic region of Phragmites australis chromosome 9, lpPhrAust1.1, whole genome shotgun sequence:
- the LOC133928007 gene encoding uncharacterized zinc finger CCHC domain-containing protein At4g19190-like, whose amino-acid sequence MEVMKSVSFMYVRPPGYNAESAKAAEIEDGKKRSDPGDMAQGAAAASTSLMPDKGLEKSQSGADKKNRPKDVFGRTLPTEQEFEVLKNAPRLDTSAPVRIKPFGVEVRNVRCLRCGNYGHQNVDRECPLKDAIMPNEESRLKRDDPLTAIMAQADSSEVTSFVLLFEKYFLPQVT is encoded by the exons ATGGAGGTAATGAAATCTGTGAGTTTCATGTACGTGCGCCCACCTGGCTACAATGCAGAGAGTGCAAAAGCAGCTGAAATTGAAGATGGGAAGAAGAGGTCAGATCCAGGGGACATGGCTCAAGGTGCTGCAGCAGCAAGTACCTCTTTAAT GCCTGATAAGGGACTTGAAAAGTCCCAGTCAGGTGCAGATAAGAAAAATAGGCCGAAAGATGTTTTCGGTCGGACATTGCCAACAGAACAAGAATTTGAAGTTCTCAAAAATGCTCCAAG GTTGGACACAAGTGCTCCTGTGAGGATTAAACCATTTGGAGTTGAAGTTCGTAATGTTAGATGTTTAAGATGTGGAAACTACGGCCACCAGAATGTAGACCGGGAATGCCCCTTGAAGGATGCGATCATGCCTAATGAGGAGAGTCGATTGAAAAGGGATGATCCACTTACAGCTATAATGGCACAGGCTGATTCAAGTGAGGTTACAAGTTTTGTTCTTCTCTTTGAAAAATATTTCCTGCCACAAGTTACATAG